CCGCACCGATGACCAGCGCGTTTGTCGTGTAGGCGCCCCACAGCCGCAGGTTCCGGAAGGCCCGGATCTCCGCCCGCAGGTCCAGATCCCGCGAACCGGCGAACGCGGGCACCTTCAGCACCACCGCGGCGATGCACACCACCGCCAGCACGTCGACCACCCAGAAGCTGGCCCGCCAGCCGAAGTGCTGCTCGATGAACGTCGCCGCGGGCAGGCCGACGACCTGCGCCACGGTGATCCCGCCGAGCACCACGGCCATCGCGCGGCCCCGCCGCTCGGGCCCGACCAGCCGCGCGCAGACCGCCGCGCTCACGCCGAAGAACGCCGACGCCGCCAGCGCGGTCAGCACCCGCGCCACCACCAGCAGCCAGTACTGGTAGGCCAGCGCCCCCAGCGTCTGCCCGGCGACGAACACCAGCAGCAGCCAGACCAGCGCCCGCTTCGGCGGCACGCGCATCAGCCCGACGGTCAGCAGCGGCCCACCGACCACCATGCCGAAGGCGTACACCGACACCAGGAACCCCACCGCGGCGATGGACACACCCAGCTCACCGGAAATGCCCGGAATCAGCCCGGCGACCATGATCTCGGTGGTGTTGAGGCAGAAAACCCCCACCCCCAGCACATACACGGCAAAAGGCATCGCGCTCACCCGCCGGGCGGCACGGCGAACGAACTCCACCGGTTGCCGAACGGATCGGTGAACTGCCCGATGACCAGGCCGTTCGCGTCGGACACCGGCCCCATCACGCGGCCGCCACCAGCCCGCTCGCACCGGTCGAGCAAGTCCTCGACGTCGGTGACGAGCAACCCCGGAATGGCGTAGTCGAGAGCACCCGGCATCGACGTCAGATCGAAGATCCCGCCGATGGGCTGTCCGGCCCCCGGCGGCAGGAAGCTGTAGTACACCACGCCTTCCGCCGCTTCGTCCCTTTCGGACGTCCAGCCGAAGGCGTCCTGGTAAAACTGCCGCGTCGCCGCCGGATCGGTGGTACCGATCTCGAACCACGCCGTCGCACCCGGCACCGGCGGCCCCGAGAAGCCGGACGACGACAGGCCGATCCGGTTCGACCGCACATCGGCGACCACCGCCTGGAGGTCACCGGCCGGCGTCCGCGAGGGCGGCTCGATGAGCTTGGCTCCCAGCGATTCCAGGTGCGGCACGGTCTCGGCCACGTCGCAGACGGCGAAAATGGTCAGCTCGTCACGATCCCCACGCCGCAGGGCGCCCATGCTCGACGCC
The genomic region above belongs to Amycolatopsis sp. YIM 10 and contains:
- a CDS encoding MFS transporter: MPFAVYVLGVGVFCLNTTEIMVAGLIPGISGELGVSIAAVGFLVSVYAFGMVVGGPLLTVGLMRVPPKRALVWLLLVFVAGQTLGALAYQYWLLVVARVLTALAASAFFGVSAAVCARLVGPERRGRAMAVVLGGITVAQVVGLPAATFIEQHFGWRASFWVVDVLAVVCIAAVVLKVPAFAGSRDLDLRAEIRAFRNLRLWGAYTTNALVIGAVVAGFSYLSPIYTDATGFNPGTVPVLFAVYGVATVVGNVVVGRFADDYLRPLLLGGLVALTVVLAGFALVVSYQLPTIVATVLLGLIGLPLNPAMAARVMSVSNEGPLVNTVNGSAINVGVVIGPWLGGLGISAGVGLSAPLWIGAGMAFLGILSLIPDFARSPAEVR
- a CDS encoding VOC family protein yields the protein MNTRSRSTTVGWFEISATDPDRGREFYEGLFGWEFTEFGDGYRTITAPGAASSMGALRRGDRDELTIFAVCDVAETVPHLESLGAKLIEPPSRTPAGDLQAVVADVRSNRIGLSSSGFSGPPVPGATAWFEIGTTDPAATRQFYQDAFGWTSERDEAAEGVVYYSFLPPGAGQPIGGIFDLTSMPGALDYAIPGLLVTDVEDLLDRCERAGGGRVMGPVSDANGLVIGQFTDPFGNRWSSFAVPPGG